In Lineus longissimus chromosome 5, tnLinLong1.2, whole genome shotgun sequence, the genomic stretch TATCCGCAACAAAAAGTGAAgtcttatttatttattacatgtatctttcagGCCATCCAAAAAGGAAACATGGAAGGTGCTAAAATATTTGCTGAAAATGCCATCCGAAAGAAAAATGAGGCTTTGAACATGCAACGAATGAGTGCAAGGGTTGATGCCGTTGCCTCGAGAGTTGAGACGGCCATTGCGACAAAACAGGTCACAACGTCTATGGGAGGTGTTGTGAAATCGATGGAATCTGCCATGAGGTCAATGAATTTGGAAAAGGTAGGATACATGTCATGTTGCTCTTTCAGTGTTCAGGCCTCTTGATTggctgaaattgacaagatCAATGTTGTATCCTGGGCAGTTGATGGGAATTAGTTTGAAACTTATGCTGGCATTGCTAAAACCaatgtttgtaggcctatatatgctTAAATTCGCTAGCGGAATTAAAAAAGCTATTCATCAGGGACATTGCCTCGCATCCTATGTGCGGTGGCTTTTGGCAGccgaaagtttgaaaaaaacttcAAGGTTAGCGTCAAAATTGATCACCCAATGTCCAACTTTGCTTCCATTGTGATTTACAGACACCGGCAATTCAGTGCTGAAAGTTTTTCAAATCAGATGCAAGAAGCCACATTAGTACTTTTTGATTTCTCTCCTTAAGATTTCGAAACTTATGGACAAATTTGAGACGCAGTTTGAGCACCTGGATGTCCAATCACAAGTGATGGAGAATACCATGTCTGCCACGTCAACACTCAACGCTCCTCAGGCCTCTGTCGATGCATTGATGATGCAAGTCGCAGATGAAGCAGGGTGAGTACTGTCTGCGTATCTTTAGATATTGATACTGCAGAGCTCCAAATTTACCATATTTTTGCCAACAATATCCCAATATTTTTGCAAACAATATCCCATTCCGAATTTTGAGATGCTTGCCAGATAGCTGTCCTAGAGAGATCTACCCATAGGAGTTTTGTGGTTACCGTGGAATCCTTTGGCCAGTAATCATCTCTGTTCTGAAGAGCCCTAGAGTTTTGTGGTcacttaacaccttcagcgccgaaccacgtagatctacgtggcccaaatcccccctctttgagctggttatgggagtctcatggacttcatgaaagaactaagCCATCGCCAAGCTAAGAACTaagccatcgccatcttcagggaaaggtaggaactgaaaataccgtgaaaataccgtttggtcttttcagttcctacgttgccctgaagatggcggtGGCGTAGttaactttaaatgacttcatgaaaggactacgccatcgccatcttcagggcaaggcagttcctactttgccctgaagatggcgaccAGTATGCCTCTCTGTACTGAAGAGCCCTAGAGTTTTGTAGTCACTTAAGTGTCCTTTcaccagtattcctctctgttcTGAAGCATGGGCCCAATATCTTGTCTGCtctcagaaatattttcaagcaTAGAAAGATCCAAATGGTTTCCAATGCTTCAATGATGCTTCTTTTTTACCAATTCtctcttttttattttcagtcTCGAGTTGAACATGGATTTGCCGTCATCATCCTCCGCTTCAATAGGAACAGCCACAGCAGCATCTCATGAGCAGGTAGGTTGACACTTAAGGGTATTGGGGGGAGGAGGTCAGAAATGAGACAAAGTttgaatagcatcccgcgaagatgacgtcactgcagctgctgccctctatttccccatcgctgaattacaggcaatgtcggacaaacatgcggtttcgtaatggattcaggctttctaactagggcagttagattcaatctggcacatgtccgagtgttggaaatactacataattgttctgaatatttctctctctgactctatggtatcattcatgctaaaaacaatgcagggtcaaagataattgacttagaaataagctcaaatgcgtagaaataagtgtcgacgtccgactgtcacgtgactaaaacgtcatcaatatcttatgcaaatgaccttgtgagctataaatagtaacttcgcggaatgctataatGAGATAAATGCTCTTCGTTATAGTGATATCAATGCAGAAAGGTAATTTAGGCAAGTGGGGATCCACTCTACATTTGGAGAAGTCCATTCGCATGTTGCATACCAGtatcgttagcctcatagcataattgcctaactcatattaattttgaaggttttgagaaaaattaaagaacatttttttcagacaacgcttaggaaatttttattcgaactttaacaaaaacttataacagatgtctcaacatttttaaaaccattaaataagtaaacaatgcttgaagacacagaaaagtgacatagacttaaattttcacattttggccaaaatatgacttaggcaattatgctatgaggctaacgacaTGTAAGATAACGTGGCACAATTATAGCCTATGTGTGCTGCCAGTTGTTTCTACACTTTAGTTGCTGTTATTGTACCACTCTACCTTACTTCCTGAgtaaatgatgatgaagaaaacttTAAAGGATTTCCTTGTAGAATCAATAATTGTGGTTCAATAAAACGTTATCTTGGCTTTGTTAATTTCAGGATGAGTTGTCACAGAGACTGGCCAAGCTACGCCAGGATTCCTAAGATGGTGCTCTACTTAAAAGACCCTGCAGATTAGAAGGACTTTGTATAAAGCGACATTAATtttaccaagaattgataaagacgaGTCTTTAGTGATTCTTGATTTTACACGTAGAAAATACTGTAAGCTGTCAAAGTTTACCTCCAACATCTTTGCTAACATGTTTTGATATTGCATGCTTCATAAAGTTTGCAAATCCGTGGGAAAAAAATGATACTGCAGGTTGTTCATTTTGACCCTTGTTTGATTAATTCATTTGCGGAGGTAAGATTTCCTGAGAAATTTCACTGTTGGCAGTTGGACTAAAAAATGGAGCATATGTACATATACTGATtgaatatggtgtaaaatccaCTGGTGTGTTTGATTGTAGTTACATTAAGGTGGTAATTGTTCATTGTAGTTACACTAGGGGAGGACGTGATTTTGACTCCTTTTTCGACTGTATAGTTATGGTAAATGAACAAGTCAATTTGAGTTTATTGAGCGGGACTGAAAGAGGTTAGAAATCATCACATCCACCAGgtattaatatgtaaagagcaagctctagtgaactcacacaactgtatgtcctagcagacggtttttaaatacatgatgtcccacacccgcacttcagtggcgccggtgtgaataaatctacttgtgtgaatggtcaatagctcatgacgtcatgaaagaaTTGCGTCACggggaaggaaacaatgggattcacgtccgacgtcgtaactgtgggtgcggcgcgtcatgaatgcaggatcggccaacgcgcggcccatatggaatgcgacaaactgtaccggaaccagaattgtcatgggtctgcacaaattttttcagattcgatggacatgatggatatatgaattttgtttacactttacatacagtgtatacatacgtcaccattacactcactacgttgtgtgagttattaatTCTAATGTAAATATTTGGCATTGATTATCAGGTGTGTTCATGTCAGTGACTTGCAACTGGTAGTTTTCAAGCTTTCATTTACTGGACTcaacagaagtacatgtagataactCTAATGTGAGCCTAGCATGAAGAGTGACTTGCAGTCTTATTCATGTGAATGCCCTGGTTTGTACCTTTCAAGAGTGACGATCAGGTCAATCCTTTTCTGTGGGGGCTTGTCTGGCACTGATGATGGTGACTACATATCTATGAGAGGAGTCTTTAAATGTTTTCACTGTGGTATCCATAGCAAGTATGGTTTGATGATTCTAAGAATTAGATCAATTTAATGGCATAAGATGGCACTGCCATCAGCACAGTTTGAAACGAAGGGATTTTGTGTGATATACATTTACACCAAGTCTATGGATATTGCTGTAAAAGAAAGGATAGCTTAGCTTGAAGCATCATTCTaagaaagaaatttgaagaaagaTTTTGGGGTTGGTCCGTAGGGAACTGTAACTGCATGAAGTGTAATATATATTCTTGTACATAGATGTTTGTATTTATCAAAACAATAAAAGGGTGTGGCTGGGTAGAAAGATtggccagtcatgccagtgttgGCTTTGAACCTGCCTTTATAGATTTATGCTCATTGATGCGAAAGGTGTTTGCAAAACAATGTAGTTAGTTGTCTGTCACATGTCATATGAGCAAATGCACTCCTGTCATGGACCATAATGAAGTTGAGGGCGAGATGTCCTCTTTATCTCGGTTCAGAACTGTACTAAATTGTATCAATAAAATTTATTATAACAATTCATGTAAATATATACTGGTTTCTTCGTCTCTATGTGCACCTGAGCAGTAGTGAAAATGTTCTGGTGACTGCTGTGCTGTCATGTAAGGAGACACCTTGATCTCATAAGCTGTCCAGATGACATCTGATCTCCTTCATGTAGAGGAGTCTCCTTATTACATAGGCTGCCCTTGATGGAGAAGTGGCCTGAAGACCTCGACTCTCCTTGGTAGTGCGACTGTGGCTAATTAAAGGCACTACAGGACAGTGTGGGGATGGTGTGTCTGGGCTTTAAGACCACAGTTTTGAGAGTCTTGTGAATAAGTCCGATCTTTATCATGTCCACACAGATCATGAGATCTATGCCCAGAAATCCTGCACTTAATAGTGCATATAGTGGGAAAGGACAAATTCTCAAGGGAGGGGGCATATAGCGGGATGGGACTAATTCTCaagggttgaaataatttacTTTCACATGGGAGAGCCCGTCCATTCTTTTTGTGATGATTTACCCCCAAGGCATACATTACGCTCCATTATCAAGGCTTCATGCTCCAGTGACTTCAGTACAATACCAGTTCTAGATTCTAACGATGAAGCGAAGGCCGAAGCGAACAAAGTTATTCCGCTGTTCTAATTCTATTCATGCAGTCATCTGGAAGTTTTGCATTTGAAAGCCACTGTGTACGTTTTATGACTAGATAGCCCCCTACACACGTCACACAGCCTGTATCAGTGAAGATGTACACGTCCTACAGTTTGATATCAATCGGTTATAAATAGACGCTGTACTTGTTGCGTTCAGGAAACATCCTTCCAGGAAGTTCAGTCGCAATCTGTCGTGTTCCATTTCCATTTCAAGCCAAGCctaacgcatgtgtgcagtcgTCCGATATCGAAATCTCTTTTTGTCGGTGGAATATAAAGATAATCGTAATCTTTATGATACAGGCCGGATACTCGTCCCATCTGTATAGGACAATATACACAACTGAGACACAAGGCGGAGGACAGTTCGTTGGGACCTCATGACCTTGATCGACAACCACCACAACCTGCGGATTAGTCCCGACGAAAGGCATCGCTGTTGAAGTTATGCTCTACTTTTAAGGTAAGCTCCCTACCAGCCCTCACCCCCACATACACACCCACCCTCACGCGCCGACGCGTGCACACATTCCCAAAAAGGCCAACACCttcttacactccggacgcagtggatcggcTTCGTCCTTCCCGACGACTTCCCGTTCCATTTGCAGTAAAGCTACATAATGTGAAAACGTCACAGAGTGGTCTAACTCCGTTTTCCTGGACTTATCAGCTTCCACGTCCATAGGCAAGCCCTGAAGGAAGTTAACCAGTTTACGGGCTTTAAAAGTAGCAAGACACTTTCCGCAACTATAGCATTCTGGCACGTAAAcccgttaccatggtaacagctTCCATTCTGAATCAAGACATTGCGCGAGGAGATAGTGTAATGCGTTGCCAGAATATACGTTTAAATAGTCGTTAACAAGAATCTAATATTATCGGGGTATTACGTTTGCGAATGGAATTAGGATGCAATTtggaaataatggcattttctgCACTGAGTTGTGAAATAGAGCAGGCGACAGGAGGTTTCCCGCGTAAATTCGCCCACCTCAGCTTTATGTACAGAAAATGCAAAAACGGTAGTTTATCTTCAAGACATGGAGTGAGGAATATATAGAAATCTTTTGTACAACATGGCATTTCCGGTGACATTTCTGGCATTGTTCTGAAAAATGGTGATGAACGCTTAGACGAACGCAGGATCTTTACTACGTTCTCGCCGCGCATCACCAGCAGAGAGGACGGATGATACAGGAACAGACACTTAATCGGATCATTTATTCGGAGGAGTGATATATTTCAGTTGTAGCTGACGTAAAACTGGCAATATATCTCCCGATAGTTGGCGTCTGGTTGGGCACGCGGTATCTTCCTGTGTTCGAAGGCCACACTCCGGACGCTGCGGATCGGTAAGCTCCGGCAAGTCACTCCGCCGGCCTCAGGAAACGAGAGGAAATGAGCAGATTGCAGCTTCGGGCATTGAAGCTATGGTTCCCTGCTTGGGACAATGGTACAGCCAACCTTATAGAGTGATTCACTGATTATGTTAAAGTGAGCTGGATTCTGCTTCCAATCTGAATTTAACAAACGTGAGTCCTTTTCCTCCCTCAGATAAGAGTCGATTAAAAATCCCTGAGGAATCCCACAATTAGACGGATGGTTACGGTATGTATATGTTTACACACGGTGATTCGGGTTTGTGATATATTATTCATGTTGTGATTCATTTCTGTCTATATTGGAGCATTGAGCGGCAGTTCATGGCTATAGACGGATCGTGACGGCGAAACGCTACACCGGGACGTCTGGTGAACCCGGGTGCTGGTGAATGAACCGAATCACTGACCACCTGGGCCTGCTGCGCTCCCCGACCTCATCATGTATGATGACTTTACTAATAGGACAGGGGACCACTATTGAATCATCTGATAACCATTTGATGTTGCCTTAGTTAGACGCAGATACTCTTAACCACATTCGAAAAAACCGCATCTGAGGAACGAGGGAGCGCCACGTTTCTACCAACGTCATGAGGTCACTGCGTCAtagcataaaggaataaacgtCCCAATAAAAGCTATATGTCACTTTTGATTATGATAAGGTTGTCGGAGATGATCTTTACAATTATTTTATGCATATTATCAGTCcatttatcatcatcaccatcatcattatcatcatcaggcTTTTGTGGCCCTAGTGGAACTTTGCCTTTCTCCGCTTGCAGTCGGTGGAAATTTCACAAAATTAATGGAATCCAGTCTTAAGCACCCGAGGCAATCAAGTGAATACACATATTGAGGAATTTCATACAAATAAGTGGCGAGCTGGCGAGGTCGGCGATTCGGCAGACGTTCACCAGAATGATTGCGGGGATAATGGGACCGATTCATCATCCGCAGGAACATTACATATGGATTACAGCCCCGAGAGATAGCAGTGTCACGGGACGACACTTTTTAAAATTCTCGGATTTAGGGATTACAGATTGCTGAAGAAAGCGATCGTTTTGAATGTAGGATTACGACAGTGTCGTCTTCTTTTCTTCTTGAGCGTGACGAGGGGTGCTTTAGAAAAGCACAGCGTAGATGACTGCAGTGAAACAGCATTGTGTGATGTAGCAGGGAACAACAATATTGGAGTCGCAGTCGCCAGCCGGTGGAATGCAAATGCTAGGCAGCAGCTAGCCTAGGATACATGTTACTCGAACACGGTGCAAGTGCAAGCAGACACAGATTTGCTATTACTTTGCTGAACGCTGTTAATAAACACCTCACCGTTGGATCCTCCTAAGTACAACGCCAGTACGACTCGGTGCTGATTAATCTGCCGCCTGTCGCCACATCattatattgatatcactgagGTTCAAGATGACAATCTGTTGACTCGTCGACTCCGAGAGTGTGATAAGCCGGGAGCTAACATGACCAAGGTGAGTAGAGACCCTCTCCTAACATGTCGCGGTCTTTTACAGCCCTCTATAAAGCCCCTTGCTACAGCTACGTGATATCCTGACTCTCATCCCGTAAGTACAACTCTGAGGTAGTTTAATCGATGTCAAAGCCTCGGGAGTCACATACAGTATCGTGATTATTTTCATCATGGATCCATATATAACATGTTGCCCAGGCATCTTGCCAGAGGTCTACTCCGTGATGCCGAGACCGCCATTATGTCAACCGACTCCCTGGAGTCCCTTGTGGCTGGTAAAATTGAGGGCGAAAGGAAGTGAGAGGAGAGCCTTTGGCCGTAAGCCTTTTAAAACTCGTTTGACAAAACATTCCGGTAAATCTATTATCATAGGCATATGACCTCGTGAACTACCACCGCCGACAGGCTTGTATTTTATTAGCCCGTATGTGAcgatagggaggtttcgcaaacTCTACGAATCACGAACTACGAACTACGAAATTCTGTCGTTGATTATATATCCCTTCCCCGTAATAACACGATAGCACAGCGATTTCCCTGAACCTATTAGAAATATTGTTtcattttttaactttgaccgcTGGGGAAATTTTCCATTAGCCGCAGCAGCCGAGTATTAACGCTCTCGCGCGAAACCGCCCACTATCATATGTCCAACGAGTCTGCATATCATTTCAAGCGAAGCTATCGAAAAATGTAGTTAACAGGTTAACGCAAATGATTTTACACATCGTTCCAAGACATGGTTTCTATTCATTTAGACAGAATTCATGTGGACTCTATTCAAGCAGGATGTCGTCGTCGAAATGAtgacaatagtgaggtttcgcaaccgcccggttaggccctacgacgacgtttatctattgttcaggtaaactcacacaatagataaacgtcgtcgtcgGGCCTAAACGGGTCGTTGCGAAACCTTACTAGTAACATCGACCATCAGCCATCGTGTTCAAATGGATGACCGCACCTTCGGCAgtgctgtgacgtcatcacattcCACCACCTGCGTACAACATGAATCATGTCGTTAATCTATAGACCAGCTAATTTATCATAAACATGATGTCGTCTGGTTAGCACTTGATGTCGTTTGCTAGGTTTCGCCAGGAGTTAGATTATCTGATTGAACCCAACCTTGTCATCAGGTATGTACTAATGCTTTTACTTTAGAACAAGGCTGTATCTCGACCAGgagcatcctgagatcagactttttactccttcgtcatatacaACAAATATtgacaggcggagtatattgaaaaccactgcagCTTTTCGCGCACACTGTCGTGCACTCTAGCTGACATTATGAAGTCTTCCTGGACATCTTCAAATAAGGGCCAATCCATTTTAAGGCCTTTACCACTTGCATTTTTTGTCTGATCATGCTGGGTGCACTGCATGTGCACCTTTAACCCATCGAACACGGGACGGAGTGAACGCGACGCCTACGACGCCTGACTAGTCTATTGTTCTCACTTATTCATTTTCTCGGCACGCCCTCCCCCAGGAACATCATATTCAATATTGTTGCGTGTTTGATCATCTAGTTCTATCATGAGCATGATGCGAAAGGTTAAACGCATATTCCTCTCGTTCAGAAACTTCAAAACAGAATGTGaatgtgaatttgaaattgaaatgcctAATAACTATGTAAATATTTCTACTGAATGTATATTTCAACAATTAATGTCGCTGTGTAGATTAAAATACAAATTCTATAAATGCAAAGTGTCTGTGCATTATAGCTTGCATATTTACTGCACTTCGACAATGttcatttcttttgacctgtATATAGGTCTACCACAAGAAAATGCAAGATGCAATGAACACGAACGGCACATCCCTTAATTTATATCTAAATAGAATTCGAGATTATGAGCGTGAGATGTGAAAAGCGGGAGGTAATGGTCCTTCGCCAAGACACGCTTTAAAAAGATACAGTTGGAAATACGTGTGTGCATTAGGCGTCATGCCCGAGGGTTCTTGTATACGCACTTCGCCAATAAATTGATGTCACCTATACCTTGAAATATCTCATTGTCTCTGGAGAAGAAAGGGAAGCTATAGTTTGTTTTCCCGTAGTCAAGGACTCGTCATTGTTTAGGACATACAATAACTCTCAAGTTGGCGAGGTTCGTTCAAACATCGAAATCTGATATTTTCCCTAGACATTTTAGTACTGAATAATGTCTATATTCAGGCAGTCAACACTACACGCCCGCATTGTCCCTTTAGATGTGGCTGACAACGGGGTAATTGCGTCATTGGTATATTCGCACAGATTCCATCCCTGATCAATAATGCTCTCGTTCAGTGTTCTCACATGACCCTTTATCGATTCACCGAGATTGTTCTGTCCGGACAATCTCACATGCAGTGACCCGACAGAACCCCGCTCACGTTTCCGCGGGCGAATGTCACCGACATCCTGAACGGTTTTGATGAATATCTTTATTAGTGATGCAGTGGTACGCTCTCGACTTGAAGCATGCACTGGTTTCGGTGGGCAGCGGCACAGCGGTAAAGAAAGCTCTTTAATTTCTCTCCGCTTAAAGTGTAGTTTACATAACGAATCTGTGCAAGTCATCATTGGAAGTACCGTCCATCTAATTCGCTTCCGCCATTTTTGAAAGGAACGTTCATTTTTAGCCGGTTGTCATGGCAGCAGCGTCCACTCGCCCTCTCTCGCAGTGGATTTAGCTCGCAATGTCAGGCGTTTACTTCTGCTGATAGTGGTTAGTAATGATGGAAAACCTATAGAAACGGGCTTGACAGAGGACGACTTTCGCGAACTAAACGCCGACCAGTATTCACACAACGAACAAAAAAGGACGAGATACTTTTTCACAAAAACGAAAGGTTTTTCGTCCGCCGTgtgctacactccggacgcattgtaccggcctcgtcctgtcgcccgtttcggaggatgacgcaatggaatGCCCGGGGAGTCTATTGATCGTGTGCGCGCGAAGTGAACCATTCTTAAAAATCAAGTATATATCGTGGTGGGTTTCGCTTGTGTTACAACATCTGGCACGTGATTGTTCGACCCCACATCTCAGTCTTTCCATACGATAGAAAGCTAGGAGAGACCATGACTTCTtacgggggaaacacagaaaaacgtgtCCCAACAGTGAGGGGAAACACCCGGAAAGGGAAACACTAAAAAAGTTCACGACGTGTTAACAAGCCCTGCGGCAGGATTCGTTCACCAGCCTTGCGGCGGGGCTTGCTAACAAGCATTGCGGCGGGATTGATGCACAAGCCTTGCGGTGAGATTGGTAATTCATTGGCCTTTAAAAACGTTGTAGGCGAAATATTTCAATGACTTTATGATTCCCAGacatttttcagtgttttacCAATTCTCTTTTCAGGGTCAGACAAGATATGCCATGGCTTTAATCCACCGAGCAATCAGGGAACTCCGGAAGACTATTTCGCGCATGCTCCTGCTATCACTTCCGGCTGCGGTCGTCCTGCTTCTCGTTTATGTCTTCTACATCGTTCACCTTACAACTCAAGACAGGCAAAAGGAATTCCATAGGATAAATGTTCTACAATCAAAATTCTACCGTCTGAATGACACTGTGGTGAATGCGCATAACTTCACAAAACTAATCGAACCGACAATCCCGTGTAGGAATTCGACCAATCATGGACCTTTTTTGGTCATGTTGATACCATCCACCGTAGGGAGAGAAAATCGTCGGGATATTATACGGACTTCCTGGGGAAGTTATGTCAAAAGAAATGGCACCAGATGGCCTAATATTCAAATGCCCAAATGGACACAACCtgcttttcaaaatttcaaaatgtattttctattCGGGACAAAACCAAACTCAACATGGCATCACAAATTAAAACTTGAGAATAAAAAATATGGTGATATAATTCAGGAGGATTTCATAGACACGTATTCTAATTTGACTATCAAAAGTATAATGGGGTTAAAGTGGGCTGTGACGAATTGCAAAGGTGCTAAATATGTCATGAAAGTTGATGATGACGTATTCGTTAACATGCCAAATTTAGTTAGATTCCTTGAAAATATCCGCCCCGTGAAAGGCATTGGTGGAATGATTAGTAAAAGAGCGCTTGTTTGGCGGGAGGGAAAATGGGAGATCACTGTAAATGATTTCCCTTTTTCGAGGTACCCGAAATACGCGGTGGGCTGCTCTTACATCATGGGACTTCCGGTTGCAGAAAAGTTGTATAAAACGTCACTGCATGTGCCTTATATTCATCTGGAGGACGTCTATGTCACAGGAATTCTGGCGAAAATTAACGATTTGACACATTATAATGACAAGGGGTTTTCCGATGCCCTCCGGAAGCCTCCGACGAGCGCTTGTGTTTTGATCCGAGGGAACCCGATCACCAGCACGAACTGGAAACAACCGAATGGGATCCTGAATCTTTGGAAGGAATTATTGGACATTGACACAGGGAGGAACAACAGGACATGCTGATTCGGACTCCTGACTGTATGCTTTGGACGAAGAAAGAATAAAAGATGGAGTGCGCCGAGAGAGGGCGCTACCTCTTCGGCTACTTTCGTCCCACAACGTAATCTCCTGGTCATGGATCCGCAGCAGACGACACTGCAAATTAGACAATGGGAGTGTCAGTGTAAGTTGGAAGACTCGGCCAAAGAGCGCGGAAGTCGGTGAGGTGAGACAAGTAAAAACATATTGGATGTTGTGGCAGAGATCACGTTACTTCGTGCGCTTGCACTTATTTGTGCTTTCCTTTAGTTTTTCCATTCGTCTCCTTCGTCATTTCGTTAGAATAAATTTGTTGTATATTTTCCCGTCTTCATTTTATTCTTTTTCACGTCTTTGTGCCTTGCTTCGTTTACCGCGTCTTTGACTTACTTGTATATTGTCCAATGCCGCAGTCATCCTACGTACACTTCGCGGACGACCACATATTTGGATCTTGATTAACGGGTTGTTTCTCATTCtcaaaattgttttcaatatttAAGTCTGGTTACTTTAAGATAAAATTAACAGCTCGTACTCACCGGTAATTATGTGAGACGGTTTTTTTTCAACCTTGCTATCTTTCCTGTTTTTAAGATTATCGTATAATCGTTTTTATTTAAATTTTAGGCCGTCGTCTGATGCAGTTGTCATGGGACCTGCCAACCTACACCTCCGAAAGGTCAAGAAGGTGCTTCACTTTGCCCCCGCGTTCATCTTCATCGCGACCTTCTGTTGTTTATGTTATGTCTTCGTGGTCAGCATGGAGCAACATCTGGCAGCGGAAAGGAAGCAGATCGCCGAAAAATTAAAACAGATGTCCTTTTATTCGCTGAATGATACGATTGTGAACCCCCATGATTTTTCTGTTTTGATGCAACCATTGGTTCCTTGTTTAAACGTTGATAAGAATAGCGTGTACCTCGTCATTCTCGTTACCTCCATTGTTGGGCGGGAGAAACAAAGGGAAGTCATCAGGACAACTTGGGCTAGTCACGTGATAAACAAAGAAACAAGATGGCCGAATGTTGGAATCCCGAAGTGGGCTAGGCCAGAATTAGGAAACGtcaagatttattttttgtttgggaCAGATGTCAATTCGACATGGCATGACAAACTAGAgtcagaaaataaaaaatatggtGATATAATTCAAGAGGATTTTATAGACACGTATCATAACTTGACTATCAAAAGTGTCATGGGGTTAAAATGGGCTGTGACCAACTGCAAAGGTGCTAAATACGTCATGAAAGTTGATGATGACGTATTCGTGAACATGCCAAATTTACTAAAATTTTTAGAGGAAAGTCGGCCGACGGACGTCATAGGTGGTCGCATCAGTAAACGA encodes the following:
- the LOC135487949 gene encoding charged multivesicular body protein 1b-like translates to MDKQLFNLKFAAKQMERSAKKAEKDEKTEKNKLKKAIQKGNMEGAKIFAENAIRKKNEALNMQRMSARVDAVASRVETAIATKQVTTSMGGVVKSMESAMRSMNLEKISKLMDKFETQFEHLDVQSQVMENTMSATSTLNAPQASVDALMMQVADEAGLELNMDLPSSSSASIGTATAASHEQDELSQRLAKLRQDS
- the LOC135487938 gene encoding beta-1,3-galactosyltransferase 1-like isoform X1, with the translated sequence MSFARFRQELDYLIEPNLVIRPSSDAVVMGPANLHLRKVKKVLHFAPAFIFIATFCCLCYVFVVSMEQHLAAERKQIAEKLKQMSFYSLNDTIVNPHDFSVLMQPLVPCLNVDKNSVYLVILVTSIVGREKQREVIRTTWASHVINKETRWPNVGIPKWARPELGNVKIYFLFGTDVNSTWHDKLESENKKYGDIIQEDFIDTYHNLTIKSVMGLKWAVTNCKGAKYVMKVDDDVFVNMPNLLKFLEESRPTDVIGGRISKRSPAWRVGKWKISEDSFPFKRYPYYAVGCSYVMGLSVAEKLYNASLYVPPVYLEDVYVTGMLAKICGIGHINHPGFWFSGLRPPGACRMVKSNVITATNWKRPEEIANLWKQLWDIDHSRGKQKC
- the LOC135487938 gene encoding beta-1,3-galactosyltransferase 1-like isoform X2; this translates as MGPANLHLRKVKKVLHFAPAFIFIATFCCLCYVFVVSMEQHLAAERKQIAEKLKQMSFYSLNDTIVNPHDFSVLMQPLVPCLNVDKNSVYLVILVTSIVGREKQREVIRTTWASHVINKETRWPNVGIPKWARPELGNVKIYFLFGTDVNSTWHDKLESENKKYGDIIQEDFIDTYHNLTIKSVMGLKWAVTNCKGAKYVMKVDDDVFVNMPNLLKFLEESRPTDVIGGRISKRSPAWRVGKWKISEDSFPFKRYPYYAVGCSYVMGLSVAEKLYNASLYVPPVYLEDVYVTGMLAKICGIGHINHPGFWFSGLRPPGACRMVKSNVITATNWKRPEEIANLWKQLWDIDHSRGKQKC